ATGATCTATAAAGAGGAACATATCTTATTACCAATGGCTCTGGAAAAGTTGACGGAAGACGAATGGCTTCAAATTGCTGCCCAAAGCGAAGAAGTCGGTTATTGCTTAATTGCGCCCGATCAAGAATGGATTCCCGAAAGAGCAGCTGAACCTGGCGCAGATCAGGGATTGGGGTCTTCTCCGCTGCAAGAGGGATATATCCGAATGAGTACAGGCATTTTATCGGTCAGACAGATGGAATCCATCTTAAACCATTTACCAGTCGACCTAACCTTTATCGATGAAAATGATATCGTTCGATATTTTTCACAGGGAAAAGAACGAATCTTCGTTCGTACCAAAGCGGTAATCGGCAGAAGTGTTCAGAACTGCCATCCTCCGCAAAGCGTTCATGTCGTCAATCAGCTACTTGCTGATTTCAAGGCAGGTGTCAAAGATGCAGAAGATTTCTGGATCCCGGTTAAAGATAAATTTGTTTACATTCGCTATTTTGCCGTAAGGGATGAAGAAGGAAACTATTTAGGTACGCTTGAATTCACTCAAAACATTAAGCCGATTCAGGAACTCACAGGTCAAAAACGGATACTCTCTCCGTAAGTTGTTACGCGAACCCTAAAACCGCATCCAGAGAAAGTAAAGGGCAAAGCTGGGCCGATTTCCCGCCACCGTCATAGCAGATGCCGGATATGCGTCCTTTCCATAAAAGAGGGCTGTCCTTCAAGTAGAATATCTACTTGAAGGACAGCCTTTGTTGTTAAATCGTAACGGATTTCCTGCTAATGATGAACTGTACGGTTAGTCATGATTTAGGTCATTTGGCATAAGGTACTTTACTTTTAACTGGACGCTTTGGGTTTGAATTCGTAATCGGCTCTGTCCTCCGACTATGGGAAAAGGGAATTGGTTCCAAGGACCTAACGATTTTTTTGCTATTCTGTTACTTGTTCCTTTTGTGAAGATGGATAACCTTTACTAGAATAATTACATTAATCTGTATATTGTTGAGGTGAGTGCCATGGGCAAAATATTAGTTCCTCCGGAAAGACTTATGGAGATATCCCAACAATTTGCACAGGCCAGGGAGATCGGGGTGCAAATTTGCAACCACCTTACCCAGCAGATTCATATCCTTGAAAGTGGATGGGAAGGTACGACAAGGCAGCAATTCTATCAAAATTTCCAGCTTGCCCGTCAGCAAATGGATAATTTTACTGCAGCGGTGGGTTCGGTCAGCACGGAATTACATACGATTGTCAACCGCTTTAAAGAGGCCGATTCCACTCAAGCTTCGTTACAGGCAAGGACGGCCGCCGATCCGATTGATCAAACCCAGAACGTGTTAGACAGCTCGCTTGAAGCAAGAGATAATCTGGAAAAGTGGGGAACTCTCCTTTACAGCTCTGTGGGCGCTTCCTTAGTCTTAAGTAAGACGGTACAATTCAGAGTAGATCCCAGAAATCCGTCCCGAGCCAAAATTCATAATGCGCCATGGGTTAAAGGCAAAGGTAACAATACGTTCTTGAAGAACCTGGCAAGAGGCATAAATCGCCAGATTGTGAACCCAGGCCTCATGATGAAAGGAATCAAAGGCTTTGATAGAGTGGCAAGCAAATTCGGTCTCAATTTTGGGTTAGGCTTTAGTCAAGCTAAGAACTTTCCTCAATGGACTAGACAGGTCATAGCCGGCGTAGAAAAAGGTAGATATGGGATCGCCACCAAGAAAATTCCAGGTATGATCGCCAAAAAGATATTCCCGATTAACGCAACCTTTAAT
Above is a window of Paenibacillus sp. FSL K6-1330 DNA encoding:
- a CDS encoding WXG100 family type VII secretion target; this encodes MGKILVPPERLMEISQQFAQAREIGVQICNHLTQQIHILESGWEGTTRQQFYQNFQLARQQMDNFTAAVGSVSTELHTIVNRFKEADSTQASLQARTAADPIDQTQNVLDSSLEARDNLEKWGTLLYSSVGASLVLSKTVQFRVDPRNPSRAKIHNAPWVKGKGNNTFLKNLARGINRQIVNPGLMMKGIKGFDRVASKFGLNFGLGFSQAKNFPQWTRQVIAGVEKGRYGIATKKIPGMIAKKIFPINATFNVIGEASGLVSKYREGKLNGEEVAVAASNVVVKTAATYGGAVAGGAVGAMIGGPVGAAIGSYVGGTVGAFVGDGAAKVVEKGVRWISGLFK